In the Anguilla anguilla isolate fAngAng1 chromosome 7, fAngAng1.pri, whole genome shotgun sequence genome, one interval contains:
- the LOC118232284 gene encoding mucin-2-like isoform X3, with translation MLLLTVTSLYSPISIMASPELALVTVLSLLFLGQVSFAETVNEQIKVCQTFGSGVVEPFRGIPFHLSTTCPTTLLHFIHKDVEYKIIITHSLKTGLIKKVEFILNKLITVVTDGMITVEDKSVSLPYDHMYKHIHPYGIYTKLKSKILELSVIWRFAGSEIDYLWVELSESNIEEKDALCWQGGTSENVDISPSRFIYKTEECQTRTSITLGMSCKFLSHFYGCFIENDDIPNPFQKYSSLCKANIYYYENTKTLECAFYSAIKRYCDMETYEPGWKASKCPKPTCPGDLIYMEQGNPFTPTCSHPNFINSENTVETCVCPAGKVLNNFENSSRCIPKEECPCVYGGKIFAQGENRMTKCQSCTCENGAWTCIKENCQKRCIIEGGSVTTYDGKQYMLPKACTYVASQGLNWTIIIELSEDLFLGKVILQIEQKTYTFSKDSVKFENEEILELHLTEHVMVFWQSSMYVQVQTSFGMKIQVQVKPKVQLYVTLPKSESGKVKGLCGNHNDDTRDDFIGRSEIRESVAEYFALSWVMGTCNSKTPGICNSDVDKYAHQDCSYLMDPSGIFASCHNEVPSEDYVKACEKIVCNCEGNKDCLCVALGNYAKACLNQGIDVGDWRNTTSCVEPCNSGQMFSYDARSCNSTCQSLAGPDPACDVHDAPVEGCGCPHGSLLNSDGTCTTRSECQCYYLGKTLKPGNHFIGKTKCNCKDGKLDCPEPLGCSHGKTYVNCYNSSINTVNRKCASLGMPEIMSTICESGCYCPDGQYEDHNGTCVAPADCPCLFSGVAYKSGETVTYDCQACTCKGGLWACVEEACSGNCEVFGNGHYKTFDSKWYNFDGNCEYTLVEDDCGSGHRTFSIRAESVPCCEERLTCSRRITLELQGKDTLNLHDLEVGQIGNDTQLLYSVHTVGLYFEIRIPSLDITLTWDKHTRLIITLGKRWKNKVCGLCGNFNNNEQDDLQIRGSKEKTDALTSGNSWKMPVPQCSDATEVQFNCVHFSYCANWAERRCKIISSDIFTACHQKVDYIPYYKACVEESCSCSADQASHGFCTAVAAFAEACCEAGVTVNWRTPERCPIYCDYYNEQNPQSSDATWHYKSCGPLDIKICGKNYISRKLEGCYPTCPEDFPYFDENTKKCSKTCTTTTVSPTTTTESTTTVTEPPTTTTESTTVSPTTVTESTATSTITPTITSTPSTESTTTVTEPPTTTTESTTVSPTTVTESTATPTVTPTTATTITTVGSTITPTITSTPSTESTTTVTEPPTTTTGSTTVSPTTATTITTIRSTITPTITSTESTTAVTEPITTTTESTTVSPTTVTESTATPTVTPTTATTITTIRSTITPTITSTPSTESTTTVTEPPTTTTESTTVSPTTVTESTATPTVTPTTATTITTIRSTITPTITSTESTESTTTVTEPPTTTTESTTVSPTTVTESTATPTVTPITATTITTVGSTITPTITSTPSTESTTTVTEPPTTTTESTTVSPTTVTESTATPTVTPTTATTITTVGSTITPTITSTESTESTTTVTEPPTTTTESTTVSPTTVTESTATPTVTPTTATTITTIGSTITPTSTSTPSTESTTTVTEPPTTTTGSTTVSPTTVTESTATPTVTPTTATTITTVGSTITPTITSTPSTESTTTVTEPPTTTTGSTTVSPTTVTESTATPTVTPTTATTITTIGSTITPTITSTPSTESTTTVTEPPTTTTESTTVSPTTVTESTATPTVTPTTATTITTIRSTITPTITSTESTESTTTVTEPPTTTTESTTVSPTTVTESTATPTVTPITATTITTVGSTITPTITSTPSTESTTTVTEPPTTTTESTTVSPTTVTESTATPTVTPTTATTITTVGSTITPTITSTESTESTTTVTEPPTTTTESTTVSPTTVTESTATPTVTPTTATTITTIGSTITPTSTSTPSTESTTTVTEPPTTTTGSTTVSPTTVTESTATPTVTPTTATTITTVGSTITPTITSTPSTESTTTVTEPPTTTTGSTTVSPTTVTESTATPTVTPTTATTITTIGSTITPTITSTPSTESTTTVTEPPTTTTGSTTVSPTTVTESTATPTVTPTTATTITTVGSTITPTITSTPSTESTTTVTEPPTTTTESTTVSPTTVTESTATPTVTPTTATTITTIGSTITPTITSTPSTESTTAVTEPPTTTTGSTTVSPTTVTESTATPTVSPTTATTVTTIRSTITPTITSTESTESTTTVTEPPTTTTESTTVSPTTVTESTATPTVTPITATTITTVGSTITPTITSTPSTESTTTVTEPPTTKTESTTVSPTTVTETTATPTVTPTTATTITTIGSTITPTITSTPSTESTTTVTEPPTTTTGSTTVSPTTVTESTATPTVTPTTATTITTVGSTITPTITSTPSTESTTTVTQPPTTTTESTTVSPTTVTESTATPTVTPTTATTITTIGSTITPTITSTPSTESTTTVTEPPTTTTGSTTVSPTTVTESTATPTVSPTTATTITTVGSTITPTITSTPSTESTTTVTEPPTTTTESTTVSPTTVTESTTTPTVTSASTTESTTVSPTTVTESTTTPTVTPTTATTVTTIVSTITPTITSTTTESATTTVVCFCRDEKNLRNWSCGQTWTENCIQYACNNRTIFQDKVSCPPEVKPDCPNGKLTSVPTDDCCQTWKCVYCSCWDETKLRNRTCGQTWTENCIQYTCNNGTIFQNKVSCSPEVTPDCPNGKMRSVRTDDCCQTWECDCQCQVYGDPHYITFDGTPYDFLEDCSYILVEEKKQKHNFSVIVDNFNCVANASCVRAVRVQYGKNIITLSIVSNRLIVSEFNNVNVPQPYENQGIRITTTNWKVSIYIDAIRSYVSLTPRRVLVVNLAMAYFHGNTQGQCGECGGGACVRRNGDVEPDTCCDKTAYSWLYEEKEKPHCKVKDVSCNTTITVPQCYSKRVPLCELFNHKAFKECSKKVDLTLLKKNCLFDSCMAKNNSIDCEVLEKAASDCQNAGFCVDWRPLTNGSCDVKCPEGMIYKECPSTPTTICEGGRISTKIMDTPTAGCFCPGNKHRAGGYTHTCVSDCTDCVGPHGEPKEPGDVWEANCYLCTCDKITLTQRCEPKTRSSLPTCQDNETLVRFNSTGCCNMAVCVEKTCEHRGHTYKIGERWSDSAQPCVLYSCEISGITIENKLCAEEQCLEGSRVCDKQKGCYTCKNTCSPRMSRVNVTIDGKCTDEVELPVCEGQCTSHSRWNDSELRMEKECQCCQEKTSQEKSITLKCKGGSKNTFTYKHIVDCECQLCH, from the exons ATGTTACTTCTGACGGTGACATCGCTCTATTCACCGATAAGCATCATGGCATCTCCTGAGTTGGCCCTCGTGACTGTACTGTCACTCCTCTTTCTGG gtCAAGTCAGTTTCGCAGAAACAGTCAACGAGCAGATCA AAGTGTGTCAAACCTTTGGCAGTGGTGTTGTTGAGCCATTCAGAGGCATTCCGTTTCATTTGTCTACTACCTGCCCGACCACCCTCCTGCACTTCATTCATAAAGATGTGGAGTACAAGATCATTATCACTCACAGTTTAAAAACCGGTCTGATCAAAAAAGTTGAGTTCATTCTTAATAAATTGATAACTGTCGTGACAGATGGAATGATAACTGTGGAGGATAAAAG TGTTTCTCTTCCTTATGATCACATGTATAAGCATATCCACCCATATGGCATCTACACTAAGCTGAAAAGCAAGATTCTGGAACTGTCTGTCATCTGGCGTTTTGCTGGCAGTGAGATTGATTACCTCTGG GTGGAGCTGAGTGAAAGCAATATTGAGGAGAAAGATGCGCTTTGTTGGCAAG GAGGCACAAGCGAAAATGTAGACATTAGTCCATCAAGGTTTATCTATAAAACGGAGGAATGCCAGACCCGAACCTCCATAACCTTAGGAATG AGCTGCAAGTTTCTGTCACACTTTTATGGGTGTTTCATTGAAAATGATGACATACCTAAcccatttcaaaaatatagtTCACTTTGCAAAGCAAATATTTACTACTATGAAAATACGAAGACCCTGGAGTGTGCATTTTACAGTGCCATAAAACGTTACTGTGATATGGAAACGTATGAACCTGGATGGAAAGCATCAAAATGCC CTAAGCCCACTTGTCCTGGTGACCTGATATATATGGAGCAGGGTAATCCCTTCACGCCTACCTGCTCCCACCCCAACTTCATAAACAGTGAAAACACAGTCGAAACTTGTGTGTGCCCAGCTG GTAAGGTCCTCAACAATTTTGAGAATAGTAGTCGGTGTATACCAAAGGAGGAATGTCCTTGTGTATACGGTGGGAAGATCTTTGCACAAGGTGAAAATCGGATGACAAAATGTCAGTCGTG TACCTGCGAAAATGGTGCATGGACATGCATAAAGGAGAACTGCCAAAAAAGGTGTATAATTGAAGGAGGATCTGTGACAACATATGATGGTAAACAGTACATGCTGCCAAAAGCATGCACTTATGTGGCATCTCAG GGACTCAACTGGACTATCATCATTGAATTATCCGAGGACTTATTTTTGGGAAAAGTTATTCTTCAAATTGAACAG aAAACATATACTTTCTCCAAAGATAgtgtaaaatttgaaaatgaagaaatccTTGAGCTTCATTTGACTG AACATGTGATGGTATTCTGGCAGTCTTCAATGTATGTTCAAGTGCAAACCTCCTTTGGCATGAAGATCCAAGTCCAAGTTAAACCAAAGGTTCAGTTGTATGTAACACTACCTAAAAGTGAATCTGGAAAAGTTAAAg GTCTGTGTGGGAACCACAATGATGACACCAGAGATGACTTCATAGGCAGGTCTGAAATCAGAGAGAGTGTGGCAGAATATTTTGCTCTCTCCTGGGTAATGGGCACGTGTAACAGCAAAACGCCTGGCATCTGCAACAGCGATGTTG ATAAATATGCCCATCAGGACTGTTCTTACCTGATGGACCCCAGTGGGATATTTGCAAGTTGCCACAATGAAGTTCCCAGTGAGGATTATGTCAAG GCTTGTGAGAAGATAGTCTGCAACTGTGAAGGCAACAAGGACTGTCTGTGTGTTGCCCTTGGCAACTATGCCAAAGCCTGTTTAAATCAGGGCATTGATGTGGGGGACTGGAGAAATACTACATCATGCG TGGAACCTTGTAACAGTGGCCAGATGTTTTCTTATGACGCACGGTCCTGCAACTCCACCTGCCAATCTCTAGCGGGGCCTGATCCCGCCTGTGATGTACACGATGCCCCTGTTGAAGGATGTGGCTGCCCACATGGTTCTCTCCTGAACAGTGATGGCACATGTACCACTCGGTCAGAATGCCAGTGTTACTACCTGGGGAAAACTCTGAAACCAGGGAATCATTttattggaaaaacaaaatg CAATTGTAAAGATGGAAAACTTGACTGCCCTGAACCACTTG gCTGCTCACATGGAAAGACATATGTAAATTGCTATAATTCATCAATTAACACAGTAAATAGAAAATGTGCCTCCTTGGGCATGCCTGAG ATTATGAGTACAATCTGTGAGAGTGGCTGTTATTGCCCAGACGGACAATATGAAGACCATAATGGGACTTGTGTGGCACCTGCAGACTGCCCTTGTCTGTTCAGCGGTGTGGCATACAAATCTGGGGAGACTGTTACATACGACTGTCAGGCATG CACCTGTAAGGGGGGACTTTGGGCCTGTGTGGAAGAGGCGTGTTCTGGGAACTGTGAGGTGTTTGGGAATGGGCATTACAAGACGTTTGACTCAAAGTGGTACAACTTTGATGGGAACTGCGAGTACACTCTGGTGGAG GATGACTGTGGCAGTGGACACAGGACCTTCTCCATCAGAGCAGAGAGTGTCCCCTGCTGTGAGGAGAGGTTGACATGCTCCCGCCGAATCACTTTGGAACTGCAG GGTAAAGACACTCTGAACTTACACGATTTGGAAGTGGGGCAGATTGGCAACGACACACAGCTTCTATACTCAGTTCACACCGTTGGCCTGTACTTCGAAATCAGGATTCCCAGTCTGGACATCACCCTCACATGGGACAAGCACACCAGACTTATAATCACCCTTGGGAAAAGGTGGAAG AACAAGGTTTGTGGCCTCTGTGGGAACTTCAACAACAATGAGCAGGACGATTTGCAGATACGGGGGTCAAAGGAGAAGACAGATGCCCTGACATCTGGAAACAGCTGGAAGATGCCTGTCCCACAATGCTCGGATGCAACTGAAGTGCAGTTTAACTGTGTCCACTTCTCCTACTGCGCTAATTGGGCAGAGCGACGATGCAAGATCATCTCTAGCGACATCTTCACAGCCTGTCACCAAAAG GTGGATTATATTCCATACTATAAAGCATGTGTGGAGGAGTCCTGCTCCTGCAGTGCTGATCAAGCATCCCATGGTTTCTGCACAGCTGTAGCAGCATTTGCAGAAGCTTGCTGTGAGGCGGGTGTCACTGTGAACTGGCGGACTCCCGAACGGTGTC CGATATATTGCGATTACTACAATGAACAGAATCCACAAAGCTCAGATGCCACATGGCACTACAAATCATGTGGTCCACTTGACATCAAGATCTGTGGTAAAAACTACATCTCCAGAAAACTGGAAG GCTGTTACCCAACATGTCCAGAAGATTTCCCTTACTTTgatgaaaacacaaagaaatgttCCAAAACCTGTACTACAACAACAGTatctccaacaacaacaacggaaTCAACAACCACAGTAACAGAACCTCCAACAACTACAACAGAATCAACAACAGTATCTCCTACAACTGTGACTGAATCAACAGCCAC ATCAACAATAACACCAACAATTACTTCAACACCTTCAACGGAATCAACAACCACAGTAACAGAACCTCCAACAACTACAACGGAATCAACAACAGTATCTCCAACAACTGTGACTGAATCAACAGCCACACCAACAGTGACTCCAACAACTGCAACTACAATAACTACAGTTGGATCAACAATAACACCAACAATTACTTCAACACCTTCAACGGAATCAACAACCACAGTAACAGAACCTCCAACAACCACAACAGGATCAACAACAGTATCTCCAACAACCGCAACTACAATAACCACAATTAGATCAACAATAACACCAACAATTACTTCAACGGAATCAACAACCGCAGTAACAGAACCCATAACAACTACAACGGAATCAACAACAGTATCTCCAACAACTGTGACTGAATCAACAGCTACACCAACAGTAACTCCAACAACTGCAACTACAATAACTACAATTAGATCAACAATAACACCCACAATTACTTCAACACCTTCAACAGAATCAACAACCACAGTAACAGAACCTCCAACAACTACAACGGAATCAACAACAGTATCCCCCACAACTGTGACTGAATCAACAGCCACACCAACAGTAACTCCAACAACTGCAACTACAATAACCACAATTAGATCAACAATAACACCAACAATTACTTCAACAGAATCAACAGAATCAACAACCACAGTAACAGAACCTCCAACAACTACAACGGAATCAACAACAGTATCTCCAACAACTGTGACTGAATCAACAGCTACACCAACAGTAACTCCAATAACTGCAACTACAATAACTACAGTTGGATCAACAATAACACCCACAATTACTTCAACACCTTCAACAGAATCAACAACCACAGTAACAGAACCTCCAACAACTACAACGGAATCAACAACAGTATCTCCAACAACTGTGACTGAATCAACAGCCACACCAACAGTGACTCCAACAACTGCAACTACAATAACTACAGTTGGATCAACAATAACACCAACAATTACTTCAACAGAATCAACAGAATCAACAACCACAGTAACAGAACCTCCAACAACTACAACGGAATCAACAACAGTATCTCCAACAACTGTGACTGAATCAACAGCCACACCAACAGTGACTCCAACAACTGCAACTACAATAACTACAATTGGATCAACAATAACACCAACAAGTACTTCAACACCTTCAACGGAATCAACAACCACAGTAACAGAACCTCCAACAACCACAACAGGATCCACAACAGTATCTCCAACAACTGTGACTGAATCAACAGCTACACCAACAGTGACTCCAACAACTGCAACTACAATAACTACAGTTGGATCAACAATAACACCAACAATTACTTCAACACCTTCAACGGAATCAACAACCACAGTAACAGAACCTCCAACAACCACAACAGGATCAACAACAGTATCTCCAACAACTGTGACTGAATCAACAGCCACACCAACAGTGACTCCAACAACTGCAACTACAATAACTACAATTGGATCAACAATAACACCAACAATTACTTCAACACCTTCAACAGAATCAACAACCACAGTAACAGAACCTCCAACAACTACAACGGAATCAACAACAGTATCCCCCACAACTGTGACTGAATCAACAGCCACACCAACAGTAACTCCAACAACTGCAACTACAATAACCACAATTAGATCAACAATAACACCAACAATTACTTCAACAGAATCAACAGAATCAACAACCACAGTAACAGAACCTCCAACAACTACAACGGAATCAACAACAGTATCTCCAACAACTGTGACTGAATCAACAGCTACACCAACAGTAACTCCAATAACTGCAACTACAATAACTACAGTTGGATCAACAATAACACCCACAATTACTTCAACACCTTCAACAGAATCAACAACCACAGTAACAGAACCTCCAACAACTACAACGGAATCAACAACAGTATCTCCAACAACTGTGACTGAATCAACAGCCACACCAACAGTGACTCCAACAACTGCAACTACAATAACTACAGTTGGATCAACAATAACACCAACAATTACTTCAACAGAATCAACAGAATCAACAACCACAGTAACAGAACCTCCAACAACTACAACGGAATCAACAACAGTATCTCCAACAACTGTGACTGAATCAACAGCCACACCAACAGTGACTCCAACAACTGCAACTACAATAACTACAATTGGATCAACAATAACACCAACAAGTACTTCAACACCTTCAACGGAATCAACAACCACAGTAACAGAACCTCCAACAACCACAACAGGATCCACAACAGTATCTCCAACAACTGTGACTGAATCAACAGCTACACCAACAGTGACTCCAACAACTGCAACTACAATAACTACAGTTGGATCAACAATAACACCAACAATTACTTCAACACCTTCAACGGAATCAACAACCACAGTAACAGAACCTCCAACAACCACAACAGGATCAACAACAGTATCTCCAACAACTGTGACTGAATCAACAGCCACACCAACAGTGACTCCAACAACTGCAACTACAATAACTACAATTGGATCAACAATAACACCAACAATTACTTCAACACCTTCAACGGAATCAACAACCACAGTAACAGAACCTCCAACAACCACAACAGGATCCACAACAGTATCTCCAACAACTGTGACTGAATCAACAGCTACACCAACAGTAACTCCAACAACTGCAACTACAATAACTACAGTTGGATCAACAATAACACCAACAATTACTTCAACACCTTCGACAGAATCAACAACCACAGTAACAGAACCTCCAACCACTACAACGGAATCAACAACAGTATCTCCAACAACTGTGACTGAATCAACAGCTACACCAACAGTAACTCCAACAACTGCAACTACAATAACTACAATTGGATCAACAATAACACCAACAATTACTTCAACACCTTCAACGGAATCAACAACCGCAGTAACAGAACCTCCAACAACCACAACAGGATCAACAACAGTATCTCCAACAACTGTGACTGAATCAACAGCCACACCAACAGTAAGTCCAACAACCGCAACTACAGTAACCACAATTAGATCAACAATAACACCAACAATTACTTCAACAGAATCAACAGAATCAACAACCACAGTAACAGAACCTCCAACAACTACAACGGAATCAACAACAGTATCTCCAACAACTGTGACTGAATCAACAGCTACACCAACAGTAACTCCAATAACTGCAACTACAATAACTACAGTTGGATCAACAATAACACCCACAATTACTTCAACACCTTCAACAGAATCAACAACCACAGTAACAGAACCTCCAACAACTAAAACGGAATCAACAACAGTATCTCCAACAACTGTGACTGAAACAACAGCTACACCAACAGTAACTCCAACAACTGCAACTACAATAACTACAATTGGATCAACAATAACACCAACAATTACTTCAACACCTTCAACGGAATCAACAACCACAGTAACAGAACCTCCAACAACCACAACAGGATCAACAACAGTATCTCCAACAACTGTGACTGAATCAACAGCCACACCAACAGTGACTCCAACAACTGCAACTACAATAACTACAGTTGGATCAACAATAACACCCACAATTACTTCAACACCTTCAACGGAATCAACAACCACAGTAACACAACCTCCCACAACTACAACGGAATCAACAACAGTATCTCCAACAACTGTGACTGAATCAACAGCCACACCAACAGTAACTCCAACAACTGCAACTACAATAACTACAATTGGATCAACAATAACACCAACAATTACTTCAACACCTTCAACGGAATCAACAACCACAGTAACAGAACCTCCAACAACCACAACAGGATCAACAACAGTATCTCCAACAACTGTGACTGAATcaacagccacacccacagtaAGTCCAACAACTGCAACTACAATAACTACAGTTGGATCAACAATAACACCAACAATTACTTCAACACCTTCAACGGAATCAACAACCACAGTAACAGAACCTCCAACAACTACAACGGAATCAACAACAGTATCTCCAACAACTGTGACTGAATCAACAACCACACCAACAGTAACTTCAGCAAGTACAACGGAATCAACAACAGTATCTCCAACAACTGTGACTGAATCAACAACCACACCAACAGTAACTCCAACAACCGCCACTACAGTAACTACAATTGTATCAACAATAACACCAACAATTACTTCAACGACAACTGAATCAGCAACTACAACAGTAG TTTGCTTCTGCAGGGATGAGAAGAATCTCAGAAACTGGAGCTGTGGCCAAACTTGGACCGAGAATTGCATCCAATATGCTTGTAATAATCGGACAATTTTCCAAGATAAGGTCAGCTGTCCACCAGAGGTCAAGCCTGACTGCCCAAATGGGAAGCTGACGAGTGTCCCAACTGATGATTGCTGTCAGACCTggaagtgtgtct ATTGCTCCTGCTGGGATGAGACGAAGCTCAGAAACCGGACCTGCGGCCAAACTTGGACCGAGAATTGCATCCAATATACTTGTAATAATGGGACAATTTTCCAAAATAAGGTCAGCTGTTCGCCAGAGGTCACGCCTGACTGCCCAAATGGGAAGATGAGGAGTGTCCGAACTGATGATTGCTGTCAGACCTGGGAGTGTGACT GTCAATGTCAGGTGTATGGAGACCCTCACTACATTACTTTTGATGGAACACCCTACGACTTCCTAGAGGACTGTTCCTATATCCTGGTGgaagagaaaaagcaaaaacataatTTCTCTGTCATTGTGGACAACTTCAATTGCGTTGCAAATGCCTCCTGTGTCAGGGCAGTCCGAGTGCAGTATGGCAAAAATATTATTACCCTCAGCATCGTTTCTAACAGGCTAATTGTG TCTGAATTCAACAATGTGAACGTCCCACAACCATATGAGAACCAGGGGATCAGAATTACAACAACCAATTGGAAGGTTTCTATTTACATCGATGCAATTCGTTCATATGTTTCCCTCACACCGAGGAGAGTACTGGTCGTCAATCTGGCAATGGCTTACTTTCATGGAAATACGCAGGGACAGTGTg GTGAATGCGGTGGTGGCGCTTGTGTTCGCAGAAATGGCGACGTCGAACCTGATACTTGTTGTGACAAGACTGCTTATAGTTGGTTATacgaagaaaaagaaaaacctcatTGTAAAGTCAAAGACGTGTCCTGTAATACCACTATTACTGTTCCACAGTGTTACAGCAAACGCGTGCCTTTATGTGAACTTTTTAATCATAA agcCTTTAAGGAATGCAGTAAAAAGGTGGACCTGACTCTGCTGAAGAAGAACTGCCTGTTTGATTCCTGTATggcaaaaaataacagcattgattGCGAAGTACTGGAAAAAGCAGCGTCAGATTGCCAGAATGCTGGATTCTGTGTGGATTGGAGACCCCTGACTAATGGATCCTGTG ATGTCAAATGTCCAGAAGGGATGATTTACAAAGAGTGCCCATCAACACCAACCACTATCTGTGAAGGAGG GCGTATTAGCACAAAAATCATGGATACACCAACAGCTGGATGCTTCTGTCCTGGCAACAAACACCGTGCTggaggatacacacacacctgcgtctCAGACTGCACCG ACTGTGTGGGACCTCATGGAGAGCCTAAAGAG CCTGGTGATGTGTGGGAGGCCAACTGCTACCTTTGCACATGTGACAAGATAACCCTGACACAGAGATGTGAACCCAAAACCCGCTCATCTCTTCCCACCTGCCAGGATAACGAGACGCTGGTCAGATTCAACTCGACTGGCTGCTGCAATATGGCTGTCTGcg TCGAGAAGACCTGTGAACACAGGGGACATACATATAAG ATTGGAGAGCGTTGGAGTGACTCCGCCCAGCCCTGTGTCTTGTACAGCTGTGAGATAAGCGGGATTACAATAGAGAATAAACTTTGTGCTGAAGAACAGTGTCTTGAG gGATCCAGAGTTTGTGATAAACAGAAAGGCTGCTACACAT GCAAAAATACCTGCAGTCCGAGAATGTCCAGAGTGAACGTTACAATAGATGGCAAGTGCACAGATGAGGTTGAGCTTCCTGTGTGTGAAGGCCAGTGCACATCACATTCTCG ATGGAATGATTCAGAATTAAGAATGGAGAAAGAATGCCAGTGCTGCCAGGAGAAGACATCCCAAGAGAAGAGTATTACCTTGAAGTGCAAAGGGGGATCCAAGAACACATTCACGTACAAGCACATCGTAGACTGCGAGTGCCAACTCTGTCACTAG